The following DNA comes from Cellulomonas soli.
CGGTGGACGGCCGGCACTGCGCGATCGCGACGAAGTCACCGCCGGGGACGGGCAACCAGAGCACCAGGTCGGCGAAGGCCAGGTCCGAGACCACCTGCCAGTCCCCGACGAGCAGGTGCAGCCATTCGAGGTCGGCCGCGTCGAGCGAGGCGTGGCGGGCGGCGAGAGTGCTCAGGGTGGACACGTGCTCCAGCGTAGGTGGGAGCGGGCGCCCCGGCCCCGGCCGTCCGGCCCCGTGCGCGCGGCGCCCGGCGCCTGCCGGGTCGAGCGGTTAGTGTCGATCACCACCTCGCCCCGGCATCCCGCACCGTGCGGGACGGGCCAGGGCCCCGTTGCGAAGGGAACCACCGTGCAGGTGCTCGTCACGCTCGACCTCCCGACCGATGCGCGCGCCGCCGCCGTGATGCTCGCCGACCCGGCATACGTGCTCGAGAAGGTGCTGGCCAGCGGCGCCCTGGACCAGCAGGTCGACGTCGCCGGCGACGCGGTCGCCGGGTTCACGGTGACGATCCGTCGCGGCCTGCCCACCGATGCCATCCCGGCGCACCTGCGCAGCTTCGTCGGGAGCCGGATCGACGTGCGCCAGGTCGAGGTCTGGGAGCCTGCCGACGCCCAGGGGTCGCGCACCGGCACCGTCGTGCTGGAGATCGCCGGCGCGCCCGTGCGGCTGACGGGCAGGGTCTCGTTGACGGCCCTGGAGGCCTCGACGAGCAGGCTCGTGTACGAGGGCGAGATCAAGGCGGCGGTGCCGCTGTTCGGGGCGGTCGTGGAGGAGGCCGCGTCGGAGGCGGTGCGCGCGGCGCTGCTGGTCGAGGAGTCCGTCGCGCAGCGCTGGATCGAGACCCACCCGGCCGTCTGAGCGGCTGCGGCGCACGGAGCGTGCACAGGCCGCGCACGGGCGACCCATGGTGGCCCGCGCGACACCGACCAGGGGCGTACGGCCGGGTGGCGGGCGGGTCACGAGGCGGCCGAGCAGCCGTAACGATTGAATAACGTACTGACACGTATCAGTTGTCTGACCTGCGACGACACAGTCATGGGATCGCTACCACGGGCCCGTGGGAGCCCTCTCTCCTTGACACCCGACCAACGCGCGACGACAGTTCATCGAAGCGCGTGGGAACGCTCCCGCCCGAACGGGGCCGTCTCCGCGCGAGGGTCCACCAATGGCCCACGGACGTCTCGGCACGGCTTCGGCCGCGCCTCCGGGGCGTACGTCCAGGGGTACGGCGAGGAAGCCGTCCGACTGACAAGGGAGTCACAGTGCGCAAGACCACACGCAAGATGTGGGCAGCCGCGGCAGGTGTCACGGGTATCGCCCTGGTCGCCACCGCTTGCTCGGGTTCCGACGCAGGGGACGACTCGTCCGCTCCGTCCGACGAGAAGATCACGCTGACGATCTCGACGTTCAACGAGTTCGGCTACGACGACCTGCTCGACGAGTACATGCAGCTCAACCCGAACATCACGATCGAGCACAACAAGTTCGCCACCTCCAACGAGGCCCGCGACCAGTTCTCGACCGCGCTCGCCGCGGGTTCGGGTCTCGCCGACGTCGTCGCGGTCGAGGTCGACTGGATGCCCGAGATCAAGCAGTACGCCGACCAGTTCAACGACCTGACCAGCGACTCGGTCACCGGCCGCTGGAACGACTGGACGACCAAGCAGGCCACCACGGAGGACGGCGTCCTGCTCGCCTACCCCACGGACATCGGCCCCGAGGCCATCGCCTACCGCGCCGACCTGTTCGCGGCCGCGGGCCTGCCCTCCGACCGCGAGTCGGTCAAGGCGCTGTTCGAGGAGAACGGCGGCGACTGGGACCAGTTCTTCAAGGTCGGCCAGGACTTCGTGGCCGCCTCCAACGGGGTTCCGTTCTTCGACGGTGCCGACGCCGTCGGCCAGGGCATGCTCAACCAGCTCGACGCGCCGTTCGAGAACCCGGACACGGGCGAGATCGCTCTCGACCCCCAGGTCCAGGAGATCTACAACACGCTTCTCGAGAACACCAACCTCTCCTCGCACAAGGCTCAGTGGGGCGAGGACTGGGTCAACGCGTTCCAGAACAACGGCTTCGCCGTCATGCTGGCCCCGTCGTGGATGCTCGGCGTGATCGAGGGCAACGCGGCCGGCGTCACCGGCTGGGACATCGCTGACACCTTCCCCGGCGGCGGCGGCAACTGGGGCGGTTCGTTCCTGACGGTCCCGACGCAGTCGGAGCACCCGGAGGAGGCCAAGGCGTTCGCCGACTGGCTGACCGCCCCCGAGCAGCAGCTCAAGGCGTTCGCGACGACCGGCAACTTCCCGAGCCAGGTCGAGGCCCAGGCCTCGACGGAGCTCGCCGGCATGACGAACGAGTTCTTCAACAACGCGCCGACCGGCGAGATCTTCAAGACGCGGTCCGAGGCCATCTCGGTCATCCCGTTCAAGGGTGAGAACTACTTCGCGGTCCGTGACGCGCTGTCGCAGGCCATCAACCGCGTGGACGTCGACCAGACCGACGACGCCGCCACCTCGTGGGCGACGTTCGAAGAGGCCGTCAAGGCCATCGGCTGATCTAGCCACCAAGGGTCGGGTCGCCGGCGCACGCCGCCGGCGGCCCGACCCTGACCCACGTCCCCGCTCCCGCGACGAAAGAACACCTCATGGCCACGCAGTTGGCACCGACACGTGGTGCTGCCCCGAGCCGCCAGCGCCCGCCCCGCAAGATCGGGTTCCGCCAGACGCTCGGACGGTGGGACGTCAAGGTCTCGCCGTACCTCTACATCTCCCCGTTCTTCATCCTGTTCGCGATCGTCGGGCTCTTCCCGCTGCTCTACACCGGCTACGTCTCGGTGCACGAGTGGAGCCTGCTCGGTGGCAAGGGTGACTACGTCGGGTTCGAGAACTTCAGCTTC
Coding sequences within:
- a CDS encoding ABC transporter substrate-binding protein; amino-acid sequence: MRKTTRKMWAAAAGVTGIALVATACSGSDAGDDSSAPSDEKITLTISTFNEFGYDDLLDEYMQLNPNITIEHNKFATSNEARDQFSTALAAGSGLADVVAVEVDWMPEIKQYADQFNDLTSDSVTGRWNDWTTKQATTEDGVLLAYPTDIGPEAIAYRADLFAAAGLPSDRESVKALFEENGGDWDQFFKVGQDFVAASNGVPFFDGADAVGQGMLNQLDAPFENPDTGEIALDPQVQEIYNTLLENTNLSSHKAQWGEDWVNAFQNNGFAVMLAPSWMLGVIEGNAAGVTGWDIADTFPGGGGNWGGSFLTVPTQSEHPEEAKAFADWLTAPEQQLKAFATTGNFPSQVEAQASTELAGMTNEFFNNAPTGEIFKTRSEAISVIPFKGENYFAVRDALSQAINRVDVDQTDDAATSWATFEEAVKAIG
- a CDS encoding DUF2505 domain-containing protein; translated protein: MQVLVTLDLPTDARAAAVMLADPAYVLEKVLASGALDQQVDVAGDAVAGFTVTIRRGLPTDAIPAHLRSFVGSRIDVRQVEVWEPADAQGSRTGTVVLEIAGAPVRLTGRVSLTALEASTSRLVYEGEIKAAVPLFGAVVEEAASEAVRAALLVEESVAQRWIETHPAV